One part of the Ursus arctos isolate Adak ecotype North America unplaced genomic scaffold, UrsArc2.0 scaffold_14, whole genome shotgun sequence genome encodes these proteins:
- the LOC123000616 gene encoding olfactory receptor-like protein OLF4 has product MEPGNDTQISEFLLLGFSEKPELQPLLFGLFLSMYLITVFGNLLLILAVGSDSHLHTPMYFFLANLSFVDICFTSTTIPKMLWNIQTQSKVITYEGCIMQIFFFVVFGCLDNLLLSVIAYDRCVAICHPLHYLVIMNPRLCGLLVLVSWIISVLNSLLQSSMLLRLSFRTEVEIPHFFCELNQIIQLACSDPFLNDMLMYFLIVLLGGAPLAGILYTYSKIVSTIHGISSALGKYKAFSTCASHLSVVSLFYCTGLGVYLSSAAPQSSYASAVASVMYTVVTPMLNPFIYSLRNTDIKRALKRIIGVPVM; this is encoded by the coding sequence ATGGAACCAGGAAATGATACACaaatttcagagtttcttcttctgggattttcagagaaaccagaactgcagcccctcctatttgggcttttcctctccatgtacctgatcactgtgtttggaaacctgctcctcatcctggccgtcggctcagactcccacctccacacccccatgtacttcttcctggccaacctgtcctttgtagatatctgtttcacctccaccaccatccccaagatgctgtggaacatccagactcagagcaagGTCATAACCTATGAAGGCTGCatcatgcagattttttttttcgttGTGTTTGGATGCCTGGACAATTTACTCCTGAGTGTGATAGCTTATGACCGCtgtgtggccatctgtcaccccctgcactacttggtcatcatgaacccccggCTCTGTGGACTcctggttctggtgtcctggatcatcAGTGTTCTGAATTCCTTGTTACAGAGCTCAATGCTGTTGCGGCTGTCCTTCCGTACAGAGGTGGAAATTCCccattttttctgtgaactcaatcagatCATCCAACTTGCCTGTTCAGACCCCTTTCTTAATGACATGTTGATGTATTTTCTAATTGTGCTTCTGGGTGGTGCTCCCCTGGCTGGGATCCTTTACACTTACTCTAAGATTGTTTCCACCATACATGGAATATCATCAGCCctgggcaagtataaagcattttccacctgtgcctctcacctctcagttgtctccttattttattgtacaggcctaggagtgtaccttagctctgctgctccccagagctcctacgcaagtgcagtggcctcggtgatgtacacggtggtcacgcccatgctgaaccccttcatctacagcctgaggaacacagacataaagagggctctgaaaAGAATCATTGGGGTTCCAGTGATGTAA